The proteins below are encoded in one region of Penicillium psychrofluorescens genome assembly, chromosome: 4:
- a CDS encoding uncharacterized protein (ID:PFLUO_007038-T1.cds;~source:funannotate), whose protein sequence is MPRQQTQLRGPKDPSAPKPAQKRKNGRALNALSIAEKQVHTKLGVRRTRLGKSDEPSHKRHSARDPDDEDDERPDHKRRKTEDGESVEGGSDSEGHEWTLGQVESDDDEELDSDEALGESDEERFEAFTFRGSSSNKSKPKKTPAPKKRSAINLDEDDEESENDEDEEEDDDDLGEDAIDLTTAWDMNTAAEEEEAKRAAAKSKKAAAGDDSEEDSGSEEDSEDLSDDDTELSASDDDADASKHGLSKLQDFVNSMEAQRTTKPSRKTNEQANPTEYGLTSTRKLTIADLLPSITDSRLKNSLKHVESVPKQTTSSGIPGKLDAPLPKRQQDRLDRTAAYDKSKETLNRWLETVKANREAEHLMFPLPDPEAEQTHRMDVTKPQTDLENAIQSILVESGLAEAEGKSIEEQVQDFEELQARKLPIEEIQARRAELRKRRDLLFREEVRAKRIKKIKSKSYRRVHRKERERMEQQEQQALLEAGVDMDEEDRDKNERMRAEARMGSKHRESKWAKSLKETGRTAWDENARNSAADLAQREEELRKRIEGKRVSNGDEDYLGSSSSESEDEDLWQEDGGSDAENRKLRQKLSALEENDIDGEVTGPHTNLLSMKFMRNAEAARKEQNDAELRRLNRELHGEESPSEAESEVGRRKFGQSDKTNSKSKAKPLPKNEFEAAPGSDGEADLDQDIDIVVDTPAKQKSQASGAKTAVRPSSKSSGAQKQQESSEEEENPWLIQTERNNRRRNLSDGQETVDISLDDDQKPSDSAVNARSKKDKATKAPPAKQLDADDHDSDDDNVPVLLKNHDLVKRAFAGDEVVQDFEQEKLDTIEDEGDKVVDNTLPGWGSWAGEGISKRQQKRQKRNLTTVEGVKADQRKDAKLQRVIINEKRVKKNTKYMASQLPHPFETKQQYERSLRLPLGPEWSTKEIYQSGTKPRVMVKQGVIKPMEKPM, encoded by the exons ATGCCTCGCCAGCAGACCCAGCTGCGTGGGCCGAAAGACCCCTCGGCCCCGAAACCAGCACAGAAGCGCAAAAATGGCCGGGCGCTTAATGCGCTCTCAATTGCAGAGAAGCAGGTCCACACGAAACTGGGAGTCCGACGCACTCGCTTAGGCAAAAGTGACGAGCCCAGTCACAAACGCCATTCAGCTCGAGACCcagatgacgaggacgacgagcgcCCGGATCACAAGCGCCGCAAAACGGAGGACGGCGAGAGTGTCGAGGGCGGTAGCGACAGCGAAGGCCATGAGTGGACTCTTGGTCAGGTTGAAagcgacgacgatgaggagcTGGACAGTGACGAAGCTCTCGGTGAAAGCGACGAGGAGAGATTTGAAGCCTTTACATTCCGAGGGTCGTCCTCGAACAAGTCCAAGCCTAAGAAGACACCCGCTCCTAAGAAGCGATCCGCAATCAACCttgatgaggacgacgaggagtCTGAGaacgatgaagacgaggaagaagacgatgatgacttggGAGAGGACGCCATCGACCTGACCACCGCCTGGGATATGAATACTGCggcggaagaggaagaggctAAGCGAGCAGCGGCCAAGTCTAAGAAAGCGGCAGCAGGAGACGATAGCGAAGAGGACTCTGGCTCTGAGGAGGATAGCGAGGATCTCAGTGACGACGACACGGAGCTCTCTGCctccgacgacgacgccgatGCCTCCAAGCATGGACTGTCCAAGCTGCAGGATTTCGTGAACTCAATGGAGGCCCAGAGAACTACAAAGCCTTCACGGAAGACCAATGAACAGGCCAATCCCACGGAATATGGGCTGACTTCTACACGCAAACTGACGATCGCCGATCTGTTGCCATCCATCACTGACTCCCGCCTCAAAAACTCGCTGAAGCATGTCGAATCTGTTCCCAAGCAGACTACATCCTCCGGCATTCCGGGCAAGCTGGATGCTCCTCTCCCAAAACGACAGCAAGACCGGCTCGACCGCACCGCCGCCTACGACAAGAGCAAAGAGACCCTGAACCGGTGGCTTGAAACCGTCAAGGCCAATCGTGAGGCTGAGCACCTGATGTTTCCGCTGCCCGACCCTGAGGCCGAACAGACTCATCGGATGGACGTGACCAAGCCGCAGACCGACTTGGAAAATGCCATTCAAAGTATTTTGGTGGAAAGCGGGCTGGCGGAAGCCGAGGGGAAGTCTATCGAAGAACAAGTTCAGGACTTTGAGGAACTTCAAGCTCGCAAACTGCCCATTGAGGAAATCCAAGCCCGGAGAGCAGAGCTCAGGAAACGGCGGGACCTGCTTTTCCGGGAGGAAGTCCGCGCCAAGCGAATCAAAAAGATCAAGAGCAAATCATACCGCCGAGTTCATCGAAAAGAACGAGAAAGGATGGAACAGCAAGAGCAGCAGGCTCTCCTGGAGGCCGGTGTGGAtatggacgaggaagaccgCGACAAGAACGAGCGAATGAGGGCCGAGGCTCGCATGGGTTCCAAGCACCGTGAAAGCAAATGGGCAAAGAGCCTGAAAGAGACCGGTCGCACTGCGTGGGATGAGAATGCTCGCAACAGTGCCGCCGACTTGGCGCAacgcgaggaggagctgcgaAAGAGAATTGAAGGGAAGCGCGTGTCCAACGGTGACGAGGACTACTTGggctcttccagctcggagtctgaagatgaggatctcTGGCAAGAGGATGGAGGCTCCGATGCCGAGAATCGCAAACTGCGCCAGAAGCTCAGCGCTCTCGAAGAAAACGATATTGATGGTGAGGTTACGGGGCCTCATACCAACCTCCTGTCTATGAAGTTCATGCGGAACGCCGAAGCGGCGCGCAAAGAGCAGAATGATGCAGAACTGCGCCGTCTTAACCGCGAGCTCCACGGCGAGGAATCGCCATCCGAGGCAGAGTCTGAGGTTGGTCGTCGCAAGTTCGGTCAATCCGACAAGACCAACTCGAAGTCCAAAGCCAAGCCACTGCCCAAGAACGAGTTTGAAGCGGCTCCGGGCTCTGATGGTGAGGCAGACTTGGACCAGGATATCGATATCGTGGTTGATACTCCTGCCAAGCAGAAGTCTCAGGCTTCGGGAGCAAAGACTGCCGTGCGGCCCTCGAGCAAGTCTTCCGGTGCCCAGAAACAGCAAGAAtccagtgaagaagaggagaacCCTTGGCTGATCCAGACGGAGCGAAACAACCGTCGTCGAAACCTCTCTGATGGCCAAGAGACTGTGGATATCTCTCTCGACGACGACCAGAAACCCTCGGATTCCGCGGTTAATGCTCGCAGCAAGAAGGACAAAGCAACCAAGGCACCACCCGCCAAACAGCTCGATGCAGACGACCACGATAGCGATGATGACAATGTTCCCGTGCTGCTCAAAAACCACGACCTCGTGAAGCGGGCGTTTGCCGGCGACGAAGTGGTGCAAGATTTCGAACAAGAAAAACTAGACACCATCGAAGACGAGGGTGACAAGGTGGTGGATAATACGCTCCCCGGCTGGGGCAGTTGGGCCGGTGAAGGCATCAGCAAGAGGCAgcagaagagacaaaagCGCAACCTGACCACGGTGGAGGGCGTGAAAGCCGATCAGCGCAAAGACGCTAAGCTTCAgcgcgtcatcatcaacgagaagCGAGTTAAGAAG AACACCAAGTACATGGCCAGCCAGTTGCCCCATCCTTTCGAGACGAAGCAGCAGTACGAGCGGTCCCTGCGCCTTCCGCTGGGCCCGGAGTGGTCGACCAAGGAGATCTACCAGAGCGGCACCAAGCCCCGGGTCATGGTCAAGCAGGGGGTTATCAAGCCTATGGAGAAGCCGATGTAG